A genome region from Vulpes lagopus strain Blue_001 chromosome 7, ASM1834538v1, whole genome shotgun sequence includes the following:
- the LOC121495911 gene encoding olfactory receptor 13C9 — protein sequence MEWENQTILVEFFLKGLSGYPKLELLFFVLILIMYVVILLGNGTLILISVLDSHLHTPMYFFLGNLSFLDICYTSTSIPSTLVSFLSERKTISFSGCAVQMFLGLAMGTTECVLLGMMAFDRYVAICNPLRYPVIMSKDSYVPMATGSWFAGVINSAVQTAFVVQLPFCRNNVINHFSCEILAVMKLACADISGNEFIMLVATTLFTLLPLLLIVISYSLIISSILKIRTSEGRSKAFSTCSAHLTVVIIFYGTILFMYMKPKSKETLNSDDLYATDKLISMFYGVMTPMMNPLIYSLRNKDVKEAVKHLFSRRSFSK from the coding sequence atggaaTGGGAAAATCAAACCATTCTGGTGGAATTCTTTTTGAAGGGGCTTTCTGGTTACCCTAAGCTTGAGCTACTCTTTTTTGTGCTAATCTTAATAATGTATGTTGTCATCCTGCTGGGCAATGGCACCCTTATTTTAATCAGCGTCTTGGACTCCCACCTTCACACCCCGATGTACTTCTTCCTGGGGAACCTCTCCTTCTTGGACATCTGCTACACCTCCACCTCCATTCCCTCCACGCTGGTGAGCTTCCTCTCAGAAAGAAAGACCATCTCCTTCTCTGGCTGTGCAGTGCAGATGTTCCTTGGCTTGGCCATGGGGACAACAGAGTGTGTGCTCCTGGGCATGATGGCCTTTGACCGGTATGTGGCTATCTGCAACCCCCTAAGATATCCTGTCATCATGAGCAAGGATTCCTATGTGCCCATGGCAACTGGGTCCTGGTTTGCTGGGGTTATCAACTCTGCAGTACAAACGGCGTTTGTGGTACAGTTGCCTTTCTGTAGGAATAACGTCATCAATCATTTCTCCTGTGAAATTCTGGCTGTCATGAAACTGGCTTGTGCTGACATCTCAGGCAATGAGTTCATCATGCTCGTGGCCACAACATTGTTCACCTTGCTGCCCCTGCTTTTGATCGTCATCTCTTACTCATTAATCATCTCTAGTATCCTCAAGATTCGTACTTCTGAGGGGAGAAGCAAAGCTTTCTCCACCTGCTCAGCCCACCTGACTGTGGTGATAATATTCTATGGAACCATTCTCTTCATGTACATGAAGCCCAAATCTAAAGAGACACTTAATTCAGATGACTTGTATGCGACTGACAAACTTATATCCATGTTCTATGGGGTTATGACTCCCATGATGAATCCTTTAATCTACAGTCTCAGAAACAAGGATGTGAAGGAGGCAGTTAAACATCTATTTAGCAGAAGATCCTTTAGCAAGTGA